Proteins found in one Laspinema palackyanum D2c genomic segment:
- a CDS encoding GDSL-type esterase/lipase family protein, translating into MNRPASGIQMYLQRVEGLKVGRTYTLLPPDSFKSVWEQAIGQPTYQDWTNLLAWEAQALTKGQGSNRLSVLLGDSISMWFPPELMPQGRLWLNQGISGDNTSGILKRLWTFSETKPHTIYILAGINDLRQGRPDASIADNIYYTVRELQLIHPPAKVVVQSILPTRLAALPNTRIRKINLELAAISKSEGAIYFDLNSGFTNDEDMLRRELTTDGIHLSQAGYQLWQKALHQMASRLDLNRDNRYQQWLERSPSFTLDGKTYTWVSYQVQPEDTLPQLSQKTLGFDTFEYWDLIALKNNLGFDEKLGSRTILIPQTVGK; encoded by the coding sequence ATGAATCGACCGGCTTCTGGAATTCAAATGTATTTACAACGAGTAGAAGGGTTAAAAGTGGGTAGGACTTATACCCTCCTCCCACCGGATAGCTTTAAATCAGTATGGGAACAGGCGATCGGCCAACCCACCTATCAGGATTGGACCAATCTCTTAGCTTGGGAAGCGCAAGCACTTACCAAGGGACAGGGTTCTAATCGGTTGTCGGTTTTATTAGGGGATTCGATTTCAATGTGGTTTCCCCCCGAACTCATGCCGCAGGGAAGACTGTGGCTCAATCAAGGAATTTCCGGGGATAATACCAGCGGAATTTTAAAGCGATTGTGGACATTTTCCGAGACCAAACCTCATACCATTTATATCCTAGCAGGCATTAACGATTTGCGTCAGGGTAGACCGGATGCCAGTATAGCAGATAATATTTATTATACAGTCCGGGAACTGCAACTGATTCACCCCCCAGCTAAAGTGGTGGTGCAATCGATTTTACCCACCCGACTGGCGGCACTTCCTAATACCAGAATTCGTAAAATTAATCTCGAACTCGCGGCAATATCCAAATCCGAAGGCGCAATCTATTTTGACCTCAATTCCGGCTTTACCAACGACGAAGATATGTTACGGCGCGAGTTAACCACGGACGGAATCCATTTGAGCCAAGCGGGATATCAACTCTGGCAAAAAGCCCTGCATCAGATGGCATCTCGCCTAGACCTCAATCGAGATAACCGATATCAGCAGTGGTTGGAAAGGTCTCCCAGTTTTACCCTAGATGGCAAAACCTATACCTGGGTTTCCTATCAAGTTCAACCGGAAGACACATTACCGCAATTGTCCCAGAAAACCTTGGGATTTGATACGTTTGAATACTGGGATTTAATTGCCTTGAAAAACAATCTGGGGTTTGATGAAAAGTTGGGCAGCCGAACGATTTTGATTCCCCAAACTGTGGGGAAATAA
- a CDS encoding CHAT domain-containing protein produces MNKMWVLFVAMLSVPGVETGKCLAQAITPAGDGTGTLVTPEGNRFEIMGGQRSPDGVNLFHSFEHFNLDAGQIANFQSLPEIQNILGRITGGNASYINGLIQITGGPSNLFLMNPAGILFGSNAQLNLPGDLTVTTATGIGFGNHWFNATGDNNWANLVGTPSQFAFNLAEPAAIANLGHLNLADGQHLSLIGGTVLNAGTLESRGGQITIAAVPGESVVRISQPNHLLSLEIAATPPEGGQTPNFSSEITPMSLPELLTGGNVSHANQVEVQGDGSIALSGSKINHSVELGDAIASGTLEVSGEMGGEVTILGERIAVMDATINANGTSGGGDIRIGGEFQGGGTIPNARRTFVNSFSAISADSLVQGDGGRIIVWGDETTRFYGNITAQGGLQGGNGGFAEVSGKQYLDFAGTVNLSSPMGNLGTLLLDPINIEVVVGPNNPGELAANDHFADPGANNTINNGTIAAATADVFLQASNDITFNAPINIATPGVGLVADAGNNIRVNQNITTNGGPVSFFADGNLKIVNATIATNGGDFIGSGTGTTGVSRVGVDLFNSAILAGGGNIQLTGIGGTDPTNNYGVQLLNGSRLQTTDTGTINIAGSGGLGLDGGHTGLWMDASTIEHTGSGEIILQGTGGDSTGTGIATFSNNGIRIASNSVVSSTSGDILLTGKGGNGDYGNHRALTVTNGTRIQTGGTGTITFSAIGGNSTSDGGNFGLLISGVNTQVSAVDGNINLNGIGGDSGGVLGSNRGISIQDNAIIQTTGIGDIDITGTGGFGNTYNEGIYLFNSATIQAMGTGSITLNGTGGSGSSNNFGILASGTEPIVRTGDGNILLRGTGASTGILNVGMLSSNVMIETTGTGEITLIGEGTGGGDGLNLGNSTVTANGGGTVRLQGDEINLTGTTAIAGTGILQVEPFSTTIPITVGGEITWNTAQLNLETTDIAAIKNGFDRVFIGSPTGSNAITLQGDATFNSSVTIQAPGAGGSIAYTGGTLSGANQSAIALVADGNVAASNITTPGGTIEITSNTGNITTVAGTTLNTSTTTGDGGAITLSAPNGNIAVSNLTTATTDSASTSQAGPITLTSGTGSITLNGNINTSATAGSGSAIAFAGDVTLTQPTTTLTSSGTAGGGEITFNQTLNGTNPGTESLILNAGSGNISILGPVGNLTPLAAFTLNSTGTTLLNSPISVQTLTTDAGGTTQLNHNITTTGAIAFGDAVNLGLYAVTLTSGGNPITFGSTLDGTLPLNLDAGLGDITFVGAVGSQTELGAMTVNSTGTTLFSSSVNSASLITYAGGVTQINGNVTTTDVLGQVYGNALSIIGDIILTGDGIEFQQAVSGTGSLTLAPYTLTQAITVGGTTASGVGTLDLTAGEIGLLQPGFTKLTIGGSNTSGLISLIGNLELNIPLTLQALGSGGAINTTGGTLTGNAAAAIALQADGTIQTGNILNSSGTVTLTSNTGNIDTSVGTLDTSSPTASGGAITLNAPTGMITLGGINSSTTAADSTTTAGTVILNAVSGGITLYDDINSSATDGSGLDIMFTGDVTLAQSVLLNASGTTASGNILFNQRLNSTTGSESLTAVAGSGNVTFSGAVGDINPLADLTVSSTGMTQFGGTVNAQTLTTNAGGTTTVGGNITTTGGQSYGNPVSILGNITFTGDEIDFYNPVSGTGDLILQPFTPSLAIALGGGFDPGTTTLDLTVTDLGWLQNGFNSLTIGRANSSGPIALSGNVTVADPLTVRSPLNPGSITTTGFTLSGTDNATLTLQSSGNITTGPISTSGNAITLNSTTGAIDTTGGTLNTTAATQGGPVTLTAAQTLSTGDILTYSTTTGNGGPISLNTPSAIATGSLDASAVSGTGGTILLNGSTLTFGNITTTNNTINLNAPVTLATDATIQITGNGGAIAFASTLDGSRNLTLNAGNGPITFQGAIGSLNPLQNLTVITTGTTAIANQITVNNTLDFTAATGGTQLTTDVAITANTGNILLQNSSISGANRQLTLSAPTGTISLDAIGSNGNELGALTIESAAILNLFGNIYTNGGIDFTQANTINLPGSGIILETDSDNGSLTTTGVSVNGPGFLTVNAGTGNVEFGTLGNSTPLAGITVNAATVNAPSAITVGTGGMTINASGAIATGSPITATGIVNFTANTDITTQAITGTDITLTSNNGAIAISDGMSASGAVAVNADKDINTQAITGTDITLTSNNGAIATSSPITATGAVNFTANTDINTQAITGTGITLTSNTGAIATGSPITATGIVNFTANTDITTQAITGTDITLTSNTGAIAISDGMSASGAVAVNADKDINTQAITGTDITLTSNNGAIATSSPITATGAVNFTANTDINTQAITGTGITLTSNTGAIATGSPITATGIVNFTANTDITTQAITGTDITLTSNNGAIAIDDGVSASGAVAVNADKDINTQAITGTGITLTSNNGAIATSSPITATGAVNFTANTDINTQAITGTDITLTSNTGAIAIGDGVSASGAVAVNADKDINTQAITGTGITLTSNNGAIATGSSITATGAVNFTANTDINTQAITGTDITLTSNTGAIATQGPITSAGTVNFTAPNDVTTQDIRARNINITSTNGNLNLGNLNTASTTAAGGYIFLTSNTGAIATGHLTSSGATDGGEIFVNASTQITAGEINSSGTSGVGGNVTLDPSGDIQVTWINSEGATQGGFVDITTGRFFRATGSFTNRQGNSASISSLGGNGGPVTIRHGGNGITPFIVGDGTNNGTAAQITTGSSAIASGSFLYTFTQGNIGIISVPEPPPPVETPVPSEEVPAPVETPLTPTPAPVQTPRGIVVPVNPILPEELPPQTAQPEEGLPINVPTAPRVPQERAPIAQLSTEQPGSSPQEQAQPPVSRTQEQGQPRDFEPQSPESMTIALLEDATGISLSPLIPIVSLETRSPMDLSIESTTESTTESAIVNFPEDYRKNPLSPLENPGFYSREQILSLEPSLDPQFSLTYHELGRERMDAEYDSLNSDSTIARLENQYSPTSSAISPPEAQISGSNTPQTSTDSNSNSTAISAKIDRIFEENNPEASIWTIEQLRNQEFGQYLGVTANLAQQSIALKYFQEVLQTIERQTGKQAAIIYAIARESQLELILVPPVGNPIRYSVPEAPRETLLAEANEFRQSLTDPKQRHNTRYLRSAQQLHDWLIAPMEQDLQKLGISTLMFSLDPGLRSIPLAALHDGEKFLIETYSYSLIPSFSLTNHIYKPLENVEVLAMGASEFSHHKALPGVPLELEAIASESWPGKSFLNQQFTRENLLTQQESEAFSIIHLATHAEFLPGNASNSYIQLWDNQLYLDEIPSLNWDNPQVELVVLSACRTALGDEEAELGFGGLAVQSGVKTAVASLWYVSDEGTLGLMRDFYHHLRTSPLKAEALRQAQINMIHNTIRIENGQLLNASGTLQLPPELSHLSNFNLSHPYYWSGFTAIGSPW; encoded by the coding sequence ATGAACAAAATGTGGGTGCTATTTGTTGCGATGTTGTCTGTTCCGGGAGTTGAAACGGGCAAATGCCTTGCCCAGGCGATCACCCCTGCCGGGGATGGGACAGGAACTCTGGTGACCCCAGAGGGGAATCGCTTTGAGATTATGGGGGGACAGCGATCGCCGGATGGGGTCAATTTGTTCCACAGTTTTGAACATTTCAATCTCGATGCGGGACAAATTGCCAATTTCCAATCGTTGCCCGAGATTCAAAATATTTTGGGACGAATCACCGGGGGAAATGCCTCCTATATTAATGGATTAATTCAAATAACCGGCGGCCCTTCAAATCTGTTTTTAATGAATCCTGCTGGTATCTTATTTGGGTCAAATGCCCAGTTAAATTTACCCGGGGATTTGACGGTGACGACGGCAACCGGGATTGGATTTGGCAACCATTGGTTTAATGCAACCGGGGATAACAATTGGGCGAATTTGGTCGGAACTCCGTCTCAGTTTGCCTTTAATCTTGCTGAACCTGCGGCCATTGCTAATTTAGGTCACTTAAATCTTGCGGATGGACAGCATTTAAGTTTAATTGGGGGAACGGTTTTAAATGCCGGAACCCTGGAATCGAGAGGGGGTCAAATTACGATCGCCGCTGTACCTGGGGAAAGTGTGGTGCGGATTTCCCAACCGAATCATCTGCTGAGTTTAGAAATTGCTGCAACTCCTCCGGAAGGGGGTCAAACCCCAAATTTTTCCTCGGAAATCACTCCGATGTCTTTACCGGAATTACTCACAGGCGGTAATGTTTCTCATGCCAATCAGGTAGAAGTTCAAGGGGACGGCAGTATTGCCTTATCTGGTTCTAAAATCAATCATTCCGTGGAATTGGGAGATGCGATCGCCTCGGGAACCCTGGAGGTTTCCGGAGAAATGGGCGGTGAAGTGACAATCCTGGGAGAACGAATCGCAGTAATGGATGCCACCATTAATGCCAATGGTACTTCTGGTGGGGGTGATATTCGGATTGGGGGTGAGTTCCAAGGAGGGGGAACGATTCCGAATGCACGCCGCACGTTTGTCAATTCGTTCTCGGCGATTTCCGCTGATAGTTTAGTCCAAGGGGATGGCGGGCGAATTATCGTTTGGGGGGACGAAACCACCCGATTTTATGGTAATATTACAGCGCAAGGTGGGTTACAAGGCGGCAATGGTGGATTTGCCGAAGTCTCCGGAAAGCAGTATTTAGACTTTGCTGGAACGGTTAATTTATCCTCACCGATGGGGAATTTAGGGACTTTACTTTTAGACCCAATTAATATCGAAGTTGTCGTAGGTCCAAACAATCCTGGGGAGTTAGCGGCGAACGACCACTTTGCCGATCCGGGTGCTAATAATACTATTAATAATGGAACGATCGCCGCTGCCACAGCGGATGTGTTTTTACAAGCAAGTAATGATATTACGTTTAATGCACCGATTAATATTGCTACCCCAGGGGTAGGACTTGTGGCCGATGCAGGTAATAATATTCGGGTTAATCAAAATATTACGACTAATGGCGGTCCGGTTAGCTTTTTTGCTGACGGTAACCTGAAGATTGTCAATGCAACGATCGCAACAAACGGCGGTGATTTTATCGGATCGGGTACTGGAACTACCGGGGTTTCCCGAGTGGGGGTAGATCTCTTCAATAGTGCGATCCTCGCAGGCGGGGGGAACATTCAATTAACGGGAATCGGAGGGACGGATCCTACCAATAACTATGGGGTGCAACTGCTGAATGGGAGTCGATTGCAAACCACGGATACGGGAACGATTAACATCGCCGGAAGTGGTGGGTTAGGTTTGGATGGGGGACATACTGGACTCTGGATGGATGCGAGCACCATTGAACATACGGGGTCGGGAGAAATTATACTTCAGGGAACGGGTGGGGACTCTACGGGGACGGGAATTGCCACGTTCAGCAATAATGGCATTCGGATTGCGTCGAATTCCGTGGTGAGTTCCACCTCGGGAGATATTCTGTTAACGGGGAAGGGTGGAAATGGGGACTATGGCAATCATCGAGCACTTACTGTTACCAATGGGACTCGGATCCAAACTGGGGGAACCGGGACGATTACGTTTTCTGCAATTGGGGGTAACAGTACCAGTGATGGGGGGAATTTTGGCCTCCTCATTTCTGGGGTGAATACCCAAGTTTCTGCGGTTGATGGTAATATCAATTTGAATGGAATCGGTGGCGATAGTGGCGGAGTATTAGGCAGTAATCGCGGGATTTCGATACAAGATAATGCGATTATTCAAACAACCGGAATTGGGGATATTGATATTACCGGAACTGGGGGGTTCGGGAATACTTATAACGAAGGGATTTACCTGTTTAACAGTGCCACAATCCAAGCAATGGGAACGGGTAGCATTACGCTGAATGGGACGGGTGGATCTGGTAGTAGCAATAATTTCGGTATCCTTGCGTCAGGTACTGAACCGATTGTGCGGACTGGAGACGGCAATATTTTGCTCAGAGGAACAGGCGCATCGACGGGTATTTTGAACGTGGGTATGTTGTCCTCTAATGTCATGATTGAAACGACGGGGACTGGAGAAATTACGTTAATAGGGGAGGGAACTGGGGGAGGTGACGGGTTAAATTTAGGAAATAGTACCGTAACTGCCAATGGGGGAGGAACGGTGAGATTGCAAGGGGATGAAATTAATCTCACGGGGACAACTGCGATCGCCGGGACGGGAATTCTCCAGGTGGAACCTTTTTCTACAACCATTCCAATTACCGTGGGTGGGGAAATCACTTGGAATACAGCACAATTAAATTTAGAAACTACGGACATTGCTGCGATTAAAAATGGGTTCGATCGCGTCTTTATTGGTTCGCCAACGGGTAGCAATGCCATTACTTTACAAGGAGATGCTACTTTTAATTCTTCCGTCACCATTCAAGCGCCAGGTGCAGGGGGGAGCATCGCTTATACTGGGGGGACGTTATCCGGTGCAAATCAGTCTGCGATCGCCTTGGTTGCTGATGGAAATGTCGCCGCGAGTAATATCACCACTCCGGGCGGTACGATAGAAATTACCAGTAATACCGGGAATATCACTACGGTTGCCGGGACTACCCTCAATACCAGTACCACCACAGGAGATGGCGGTGCAATTACCCTCTCTGCACCGAATGGTAACATCGCCGTCAGTAATCTGACAACCGCAACGACGGATAGCGCTAGTACCAGTCAGGCGGGACCGATTACCCTCACTTCTGGGACGGGAAGCATTACCCTGAATGGGAATATTAATACATCAGCAACCGCAGGTAGTGGCAGTGCGATCGCCTTTGCCGGGGATGTCACCCTGACTCAACCTACCACCACCCTCACCTCCTCGGGAACCGCAGGGGGTGGAGAGATTACCTTTAACCAAACCCTGAACGGGACTAACCCAGGGACGGAAAGTTTAATCTTAAATGCGGGTTCCGGCAATATTTCAATTCTGGGTCCCGTTGGCAATCTCACCCCCCTTGCTGCCTTTACCTTGAATAGTACCGGGACTACTCTCTTGAATAGTCCGATCTCCGTGCAAACCCTCACGACGGATGCGGGGGGGACTACGCAACTGAATCACAATATCACAACCACTGGCGCGATCGCTTTTGGGGATGCGGTCAATCTGGGTCTTTATGCGGTCACTCTCACCAGTGGGGGAAATCCGATTACCTTTGGCAGTACCCTGGATGGGACGCTACCCCTCAACCTGGATGCGGGTCTAGGTGATATCACATTTGTGGGTGCAGTTGGGAGTCAAACGGAGTTAGGTGCAATGACGGTCAACAGTACCGGAACCACGCTATTTAGCAGTTCTGTCAACAGTGCCAGTCTTATAACTTATGCCGGTGGGGTGACGCAAATTAATGGAAATGTTACGACAACGGATGTCCTAGGTCAAGTCTATGGGAATGCGTTGTCCATCATCGGGGATATCATCTTGACGGGAGACGGAATTGAATTTCAGCAGGCGGTTTCAGGAACTGGCAGCTTAACCCTCGCACCTTATACCCTGACTCAGGCGATCACTGTCGGGGGGACAACCGCGAGTGGAGTTGGAACCCTGGACTTAACGGCGGGAGAAATCGGTTTGCTGCAACCCGGATTTACTAAACTCACGATTGGCGGGAGCAATACCAGTGGGTTAATTTCCCTGATAGGTAATCTAGAGTTAAATATTCCCCTCACCCTTCAGGCGCTAGGGTCCGGCGGTGCGATCAATACCACTGGCGGCACTTTAACCGGGAATGCCGCAGCGGCGATCGCCTTGCAAGCGGATGGCACAATTCAGACTGGGAATATTCTCAATTCCAGTGGGACAGTTACCCTGACGAGCAATACCGGCAATATTGATACTTCTGTCGGAACCCTGGATACGAGTTCACCAACTGCCTCCGGTGGCGCGATTACCCTGAATGCTCCCACCGGGATGATTACCCTCGGTGGCATTAATTCCAGTACCACTGCTGCTGATTCGACGACTACTGCTGGAACCGTGATTCTGAATGCGGTATCTGGGGGAATTACTCTCTATGACGATATCAATAGTTCCGCAACCGACGGCAGCGGACTCGATATTATGTTTACGGGAGATGTGACTCTAGCACAATCGGTCCTCCTCAACGCCAGTGGAACCACTGCCAGCGGTAACATTCTGTTTAATCAGCGTCTGAATAGCACGACTGGCAGCGAATCCTTAACCGCTGTCGCCGGTTCTGGGAATGTCACCTTTAGCGGTGCTGTGGGAGATATCAATCCCCTCGCTGACTTAACCGTAAGTAGTACAGGAATGACGCAATTTGGGGGTACAGTCAATGCTCAAACCCTGACAACTAATGCCGGGGGAACCACAACTGTTGGCGGGAATATCACTACCACTGGGGGACAAAGTTATGGCAATCCTGTCTCCATCCTGGGAAATATAACCTTTACCGGAGATGAAATCGACTTTTATAATCCGGTTTCTGGAACCGGGGATTTAATCCTGCAACCGTTTACGCCATCCTTGGCGATCGCCTTGGGTGGCGGATTCGATCCAGGTACGACAACCTTAGATTTAACCGTCACGGATTTAGGATGGTTACAAAATGGGTTTAATTCCCTCACGATTGGACGTGCCAATAGTAGTGGTCCGATCGCCTTATCGGGAAATGTCACGGTTGCCGACCCCCTCACCGTGCGATCGCCACTGAATCCCGGTTCCATTACCACAACTGGATTTACCCTATCCGGAACCGATAATGCTACCCTCACGTTACAATCATCCGGTAATATTACCACAGGTCCGATCTCCACTTCCGGTAATGCGATTACCCTCAACAGTACCACCGGCGCGATCGATACCACCGGGGGAACGCTCAATACTACAGCGGCAACCCAAGGCGGACCCGTCACCCTCACTGCTGCTCAAACCCTCTCTACCGGAGATATCCTCACCTATTCTACTACAACGGGGAACGGTGGTCCGATTTCCCTGAATACCCCCAGTGCGATCGCCACTGGCAGTCTGGATGCGAGTGCAGTGTCTGGAACGGGTGGAACAATTCTCTTAAATGGTAGTACCCTAACTTTCGGCAACATCACGACTACCAATAATACTATCAATCTCAATGCACCCGTTACCCTTGCCACCGATGCCACCATCCAAATTACCGGAAACGGGGGTGCAATCGCCTTTGCCAGTACCCTAGATGGCAGTCGCAACTTAACCCTCAATGCTGGAAATGGTCCGATTACCTTCCAGGGTGCGATCGGGAGTCTCAATCCCTTGCAGAATCTAACTGTGATTACCACAGGTACAACCGCCATCGCCAATCAAATTACGGTCAATAATACCCTCGATTTTACCGCAGCAACCGGGGGAACCCAACTCACTACCGATGTTGCCATCACTGCCAATACCGGGAATATCCTCTTGCAAAACAGTTCGATATCTGGTGCAAATCGTCAGTTAACCTTATCTGCACCCACCGGAACCATTTCCCTGGATGCGATCGGCAGCAATGGCAATGAATTAGGCGCTTTGACGATTGAAAGTGCTGCCATCCTCAATCTCTTTGGCAATATCTATACCAATGGCGGCATCGATTTCACCCAGGCGAACACCATCAACCTTCCGGGAAGCGGAATTATCTTAGAAACCGATAGTGATAACGGCAGTCTTACTACAACCGGGGTCTCTGTCAATGGTCCCGGTTTCCTCACGGTAAATGCAGGCACTGGCAATGTAGAATTCGGCACTCTGGGTAATAGTACCCCGCTTGCTGGAATAACAGTCAATGCCGCCACTGTTAATGCTCCCTCAGCAATTACAGTAGGTACAGGCGGCATGACGATCAACGCCAGTGGTGCGATCGCCACAGGCAGTCCAATCACAGCAACAGGTATTGTTAATTTTACCGCCAACACAGATATCACGACTCAGGCAATTACTGGAACTGACATTACTCTAACCAGTAACAACGGTGCGATCGCCATTAGCGATGGAATGAGTGCATCGGGTGCTGTTGCTGTTAATGCTGACAAAGATATCAATACTCAGGCGATTACGGGGACTGACATTACTCTAACCAGTAACAACGGTGCGATCGCTACAAGCAGTCCCATCACAGCAACAGGTGCTGTTAATTTTACCGCCAACACAGATATCAATACTCAGGCGATTACGGGAACTGGCATTACTCTAACGAGCAATACAGGTGCGATCGCTACAGGCAGTCCAATCACAGCAACAGGTATTGTTAATTTTACCGCCAACACAGATATCACGACTCAGGCGATTACGGGGACTGACATTACTCTAACGAGCAATACAGGTGCGATCGCCATTAGCGATGGAATGAGTGCATCGGGTGCTGTTGCTGTTAATGCTGACAAAGATATCAATACTCAGGCGATTACGGGGACTGACATTACTCTAACCAGTAACAACGGTGCGATCGCTACAAGCAGTCCCATCACAGCAACAGGTGCTGTTAATTTTACCGCCAACACAGATATCAATACTCAGGCGATTACGGGAACTGGCATTACTCTAACGAGCAATACAGGTGCGATCGCCACAGGCAGTCCAATCACAGCAACAGGTATTGTTAATTTTACCGCCAACACAGATATCACGACTCAGGCAATTACTGGAACTGACATTACTCTAACCAGTAACAACGGTGCGATCGCTATTGATGATGGAGTGAGTGCATCGGGTGCTGTTGCTGTTAATGCTGACAAAGATATCAATACTCAGGCGATTACGGGAACTGGCATTACTCTAACCAGTAACAACGGTGCGATCGCTACAAGCAGTCCCATCACAGCAACAGGTGCTGTTAATTTTACCGCCAACACAGATATCAATACTCAGGCGATTACGGGAACTGACATTACTCTAACGAGCAATACAGGTGCGATCGCTATTGGTGATGGAGTGAGTGCATCGGGTGCTGTTGCTGTTAATGCTGACAAAGATATCAATACTCAGGCGATTACGGGAACTGGCATTACTCTAACCAGTAACAACGGTGCGATCGCCACAGGCAGTTCCATTACAGCAACAGGTGCTGTTAATTTTACTGCCAACACAGATATCAATACTCAGGCGATTACTGGAACTGACATTACTCTAACCAGTAATACAGGTGCGATCGCTACACAAGGTCCCATAACCTCAGCAGGAACCGTTAATTTTACCGCACCTAATGATGTTACCACCCAGGATATTCGTGCCAGAAACATTAATATTACCAGCACCAACGGCAATCTCAACCTGGGAAATCTTAATACTGCCTCTACCACAGCGGCAGGAGGGTATATTTTCCTAACCAGCAATACGGGTGCGATCGCCACGGGTCATCTTACCTCATCTGGTGCCACCGATGGCGGCGAAATTTTTGTCAATGCTTCTACTCAAATTACTGCTGGGGAAATTAATTCCAGTGGTACATCCGGTGTCGGGGGAAACGTTACCCTAGATCCATCGGGGGATATCCAAGTCACTTGGATCAACAGCGAAGGTGCAACCCAAGGCGGTTTTGTTGATATTACCACCGGACGCTTTTTCCGCGCCACGGGAAGTTTTACCAATCGGCAAGGCAATTCCGCCAGTATCTCATCCCTAGGCGGGAACGGGGGACCAGTTACCATTCGACATGGCGGTAACGGGATCACCCCCTTTATCGTTGGAGATGGCACAAATAATGGCACTGCTGCACAGATTACCACCGGCAGCAGCGCGATCGCCTCGGGTTCGTTTCTTTATACCTTTACCCAAGGCAATATCGGCATTATTTCCGTTCCCGAACCCCCGCCACCCGTAGAAACCCCAGTGCCATCAGAAGAAGTACCAGCGCCAGTAGAAACCCCACTCACCCCCACCCCTGCGCCAGTACAAACCCCACGGGGAATAGTGGTACCTGTCAATCCAATATTGCCAGAGGAATTACCTCCGCAGACAGCGCAACCGGAAGAAGGTTTACCCATCAATGTACCGACTGCTCCCCGGGTTCCCCAAGAAAGAGCGCCGATCGCTCAACTTTCCACGGAACAACCAGGGTCGTCACCCCAGGAACAGGCACAACCGCCAGTCTCCCGAACCCAGGAACAGGGACAACCCCGAGATTTTGAACCCCAATCCCCGGAATCAATGACGATCGCCCTTTTAGAGGATGCCACGGGAATCTCCTTATCCCCTCTCATCCCGATCGTCTCACTAGAAACGCGATCGCCGATGGATCTCTCCATCGAATCCACAACCGAATCTACAACTGAATCCGCGATCGTCAACTTTCCCGAAGACTATCGCAAAAACCCCCTTTCTCCCCTAGAGAATCCAGGATTCTATTCTAGGGAGCAAATTTTATCCTTAGAACCCAGTCTCGACCCTCAGTTTAGCCTAACGTACCACGAATTAGGGCGAGAACGCATGGATGCCGAGTACGATTCTCTGAATTCCGACTCAACGATCGCACGATTGGAAAACCAGTATAGTCCAACTTCAAGTGCTATCTCTCCTCCGGAAGCACAAATCTCCGGCAGCAACACCCCCCAAACTAGCACGGATTCCAACTCTAATTCTACCGCCATCAGCGCAAAAATTGATCGCATTTTTGAAGAAAATAATCCCGAGGCATCCATCTGGACCATCGAACAACTCAGAAACCAAGAATTTGGACAATATTTGGGAGTAACCGCTAACTTAGCTCAACAAAGTATCGCACTCAAATACTTTCAAGAAGTCTTGCAAACTATTGAGCGGCAAACTGGAAAACAGGCAGCGATTATTTATGCGATCGCTCGCGAATCTCAACTTGAACTGATCTTAGTTCCTCCCGTTGGGAATCCAATTCGCTACAGCGTTCCGGAAGCACCCCGAGAAACTCTCTTGGCAGAGGCAAACGAATTTCGGCAATCCCTCACCGATCCGAAACAACGTCATAACACCCGCTACTTGCGATCGGCGCAACAACTCCATGACTGGTTGATTGCACCGATGGAACAAGACTTACAAAAACTAGGAATTTCCACCTTAATGTTTTCCCTGGACCCTGGATTGCGAAGCATTCCCCTTGCCGCCTTGCATGATGGTGAAAAATTCCTAATTGAAACCTACAGTTACAGTTTAATCCCCAGCTTTAGTTTAACGAACCACATCTATAAACCCCTAGAAAATGTCGAAGTATTGGCTATGGGAGCATCCGAATTTTCCCATCATAAAGCATTACCTGGCGTTCCCTTAGAATTAGAGGCGATCGCCTCCGAAAGTTGGCCGGGTAAATCCTTCCTCAATCAACAGTTTACCCGAGAAAATCTCCTCACTCAACAAGAATCGGAAGCTTTTAGTATCATTCATCTGGCTACCCATGCCGAATTTCTTCCCGGCAACGCCTCCAATTCTTACATTCAGTTGTGGGATAATCAGCTCTATCTGGATGAAATTCCCAGCTTAAACTGGGATAACCCGCAAGTTGAACTTGTAGTATTAAGTGCCTGCCGTACCGCATTAGGAGATGAAGAAGCCGAGTTAGGATTTGGCGGATTAGCAGTCCAATCCGGGGTGAAAACTGCCGTAGCATCCTTATGGTATGTCAGCGATGAAGGCACCTTAGGATTAATGAGAGATTTTTATCACCATCTGCGGACTTCTCCCCTAAAAGCCGAAGCATTAAGGCAAGCACAAATAAACATGATTCATAACACTATCCGCATTGAAAATGGTCAATTACTCAATGCATCGGGAACTCTGCAGCTTCCTCCAGAATTATCCCATTTGAGTAACTTCAACCTATCCCATCCTTATTATTGGTCAGGATTTACGGCGATCGGCAGTCCTTGGTAA